In Choloepus didactylus isolate mChoDid1 chromosome 18, mChoDid1.pri, whole genome shotgun sequence, a single genomic region encodes these proteins:
- the LOC119514098 gene encoding keratin-associated protein 9-1-like, translating into MSCCCSPCCSPCCQPTCCQTTCYRTTCCQPTCCGSSCCQPCCLPSCYGSSCCQPCCHPSCCYTTCCRPACSGPVYCMTTCYQPTCCCVPGCLANSCGTSCCQPCCQNTCCGSSCCQPCCQNSCCGSCCCQPGCRPVCCQTTCCRTTCCHPSCCCSPCCLSSCCRPSWC; encoded by the coding sequence atgagctgctgctgctcccctTGCTGCTCCCCTTGCTGCCAGCCAACTTGCTGTCAGACCACCTGTTATAGGACCACCTGCTGCCAGCCCACctgctgtggctccagctgctgccagccttgctgcctTCCATCCTGCTAtggctccagctgctgccagccttgctgccaCCCCAGTTGCTGCTACACAACCTGCTGCCGGCCAGCTTGCAGTGGCCCCGTGTACTGCATGACAACCTGCTACCAACCAACGTGCTGCTGCGTACCTGGTTGTCTAGCCAATAGCTGTGgaaccagctgctgccagccttgctgccaAAACACCTGCTGTgggtccagctgctgccagccttgctgccagAACAGCTGCTGTGGCTCCTGCTGCTGCCAGCCTGGCTGCCGCCCAGTCTGCTGTCAGACCACCTGCTGTAGGACCACCTGCTGCCAtcccagctgctgctgcagccCTTGCTGTCTTTCCAGCTGCTGCCGCCCTTCCTGGTGCTGA
- the LOC119514761 gene encoding keratin-associated protein 9-7-like, with product MSCCCSPCCSPCCQPTCCQTTCYRTTCCQPNCCGSSCCQPCCRPSCCGSSCCQPCCRPSCCGSSCCQPCCCPSCCYTTCCRPACSGPVYCTRTCYQPTCCCVPGCLANSCGTSCCQPCCRPVCCQTTCCRTTCCRPSCCCSPCCVSSCCHPSWC from the coding sequence atgagctgctgctgctcccctTGCTGCTCCCCTTGCTGTCAGCCAACTTGCTGTCAGACCACCTGTTATAGGACCACCTGCTGCCAGCCCAActgctgtggctccagctgctgccagccttgctgccgtCCATCctgctgtggctccagctgctgccagccttgctgccgtCCATCCTGCTGTgggtccagctgctgccagccttgctgctgCCCCAGTTGCTGCTACACAACCTGCTGCCGGCCAGCTTGCAGTGGCCCCGTGTACTGCACGAGAACCTGCTACCAACCAACGTGCTGCTGCGTGCCTGGTTGTCTAGCCAATAGCTGTGgaaccagctgctgccagccttgctgccgcCCAGTCTGCTGTCAGACCACCTGCTGTAGGACCACCTGCTGCCGtcccagctgctgctgcagccCTTGCTGTGTTTCTAGCTGCTGCCACCCTTCCTGGTGCTGA
- the LOC119514762 gene encoding keratin-associated protein 4-12-like: MSCCCSPCCSPCCQPTCCQTTCYRTTCCQPTCCGSSCCQPCCCPSCCYTTCCQPACSGPVCCQPCCQNICCGNSCCQPCCQPVCCQTTCCRTTCCRPSCCCSPCCLSSCCRPSCCCSPCCQPTCCQTTCCRTTCCQPTCCGSSCCQPCCRPSCCGSSCCQPCCCPSCCYTTCCRPACSGPVYCTRTCYQPTCCCVPGCLANSCGSSCCHPCCRPSCCGTSCWQPCCQPSCCESSCCQPTCCGTSCCQPCCRPVCCQTTCCRTTCCRPSCCCSPCCLSSCCRPSWC; the protein is encoded by the exons atgagctgctgctgctcccctTGCTGCTCCCCTTGCTGCCAGCCAACTTGCTGTCAGACCACCTGTTATAGGACCACCTGCTGCCAGCCCACctgctgtggctccagctgctgccagccttgctgctgCCCCAGTTGCTGCTACACAACCTGCTGCCAGCCAGCTTGCAGTGGCCCCGT ctgctgccagccttgctgtcAGAACATCTGCTGTGGAaacagctgctgccagccttgctgccagCCAGTCTGCTGTCAGACCACCTGCTGTAGGACCACCTGCTGCCgccccagctgctgctgcagccCTTGCTGTCTTTCCAGCTGCTGCCGCCCTTCCTG tTGCTGCTCCCCTTGCTGCCAGCCAACTTGCTGTCAGACCACCTGTTGTAGGACCACCTGCTGCCAGCCCACctgctgtggctccagctgctgccagccttgctgccgtCCATCctgctgtggctccagctgctgccagccttgctgctgCCCCAGTTGCTGCTACACAACCTGCTGCCGGCCAGCTTGCAGTGGCCCCGTGTACTGCACGAGAACCTGCTACCAGCCAACGTGCTGCTGCGTGCCCGGTTGCCTAGCCAATAGCTGTGGGTCCAGCTGCTGCCACCCTTGCTGCCGTCCATCCTGTTGTGGAACCAGCTGCTGGCAGCCTTGCTGCCAGCCCAGCTGCTGTGagtccagctgctgccagcccacctgctgtggaaccagctgctgccagccttgctgccgcCCAGTCTGCTGTCAGACCACCTGCTGTAGGACCACCTGCTGCCGtcccagctgctgctgcagccCTTGCTGTCTTTCCAGCTGCTGCCGCCCTTCCTGGTGCTGA
- the LOC119514231 gene encoding keratin-associated protein 9-7-like isoform X1, giving the protein MSCCCSPCCQPTCCRTTCCRTTCCQPTCCGSSCCQPCCRPSCCGSSCCQPCCRPVCCQTTCCRTTCCQPTCCGSSCCQPCCRPSCCGSSCCQPCCCPSCCYTTCCRPACSGPVYCSRTCYQPTCCCVPGCLANSCGTSCCQPCCRPSCC; this is encoded by the coding sequence atgagctgctgctgctcccctTGCTGCCAGCCAACTTGCTGCAGAACCACCTGCTGCAGGACCACCTGCTGCCAGCCCACctgctgtggctccagctgctgccagccttgctgccgtCCATCctgctgtggctccagctgctgccagccttgctgccgcCCAGTTTGTTGTCAGACCACCTGTTGTAGGACCACCTGCTGCCAGCCCACctgctgtggctccagctgctgccagccttgctgccgtCCATCctgctgtggctccagctgctgccagccttgctgctgCCCCAGTTGCTGCTACACAACCTGCTGCCGGCCAGCTTGCAGTGGCCCCGTGTACTGCTCGAGAACCTGCTACCAACCAACGTGCTGCTGTGTGCCCGGTTGCCTAGCCAATAGCTGTGgaaccagctgctgccagccttgctgccgcCCAAGCTGTTGTTAG
- the LOC119514231 gene encoding keratin-associated protein 9-9-like isoform X2 yields MSCCCSPCCQPTCCRTTCCRTTCCQPTCCGSSCCQPCCRPSCCGSSCCQPCCRPVCCQTTCCRTTCCQPTCCGSSCCQPCCRPSCSCSGPVYCSRTCYQPTCCCVPGCLANSCGTSCCQPCCRPSCC; encoded by the exons atgagctgctgctgctcccctTGCTGCCAGCCAACTTGCTGCAGAACCACCTGCTGCAGGACCACCTGCTGCCAGCCCACctgctgtggctccagctgctgccagccttgctgccgtCCATCctgctgtggctccagctgctgccagccttgctgccgcCCAGTTTGTTGTCAGACCACCTGTTGTAGGACCACCTGCTGCCAGCCCACctgctgtggctccagctgctgccagccttgctgccgtCCATCctgct CTTGCAGTGGCCCCGTGTACTGCTCGAGAACCTGCTACCAACCAACGTGCTGCTGTGTGCCCGGTTGCCTAGCCAATAGCTGTGgaaccagctgctgccagccttgctgccgcCCAAGCTGTTGTTAG